The window TAGTTAATCAGTGTGATTTGCACTCTGACAGCTGGAGTGTGTTTGAAGTTTGTGAACATGGTGTTGTACAGTATATTGACAGTGTATCCAGAGTGTGTTGctgtgctgtttttgtcttaaTCCAGAACCAGCCCAAGGTTTTCTCAGCCGGGCTGGacatcttggagatgtatgggAAGAGTCCGGAGCACTGCGGGGAGTTCTGGAAAGCTGTACAAGAGATGTGGCTGAAATTCTATGGCTCTAACCTGGTCACTATAGCAGCAATCAATGTAGGTGTAGCGCAACCCCACGGCCTACCCCCACACTGACCGTACCTCACACGgggacagaccggtgcagtttGGGGGGAACACACTGAAATAAGTCCCTCTCATTGCTCTTCTTCCCCCAGGGTTCCAGTCCTGCAGGAGGCTGTCTGATGGCTATGACGTGTGATTATAGAATAATGGCAGATAACCCTCGTTACAGCATCGGGCTCAATGAGACACAGCTCGGCATTGTAGCACCTTTTTGGTAAGAAATTAGGACCGACGCTTTTTAAAAGTGAATACTGTGAAAAGGTTGCAATGATTAGCAAATAATTGAAAGCTTGGATTTTACTGTAGTACACAGACAACACATGAAATACACGCGTGGTAAATGCGTGCTCATTTTGAGATTGGTGAAAGTGGCATGTGAGGAAGCAAGAGTGGCAAAGGTGTgtgatactaaaaaaaaaaacacctggtgAGGCGTCTGACAACCAGTTAATTAGTAACATGACCGGATACAGAGAGCTTTCCAGAGAAGCTGTTTTGGAGTTGTAAAACGATTCCTCCTGCAGGTTTAAGGACACTTTGATGAACACAGTGGGCCATCGGACCACAGAGATGGCCCTAGAGTTGGGGCTGCTCTACAGCCCTGCAGAGGCCCTGAAGATAGGAATGGTGGACCAGCTGGTGCCTGAAGACCAGGTCCTCACTACAGCCACAGAGGCCATGACTAAGTGGTTGGCCATCCCAGGTATACTGCATAACTGTCCTGTCTAGTTCTAGTTGTCATCTTTACCTTGTTCTATGGTTGGATACTGTTTTCATGTGTATGTCAGGTTAATACTAATGTGCAGGTGGTATTTCTAAGAAGGGTAGAAAAAAATGATAGAATGTAACATtaagttttttaaaatgatcatttgtCATTTGCTCAGTGTTGTTGTTCTGTCagtgcacatttattttaaggtGACCAAAAGCTAGGAAGCTGTAACCTCATACCTCAGAAGCGTTCATCTACGAGTGCATGAGCAGCTACACCGTGGTATCTAGTAGATTCTAGCACTTGGTAAAAGGATGTAGATGAGGGATGTGACTGAGAGCACATGCAGCCATTAATCATCCCGCCTGCAGTAACTGGTTCACatgagtgaaagaaaatgaacatcTGAATGTGAAACAGTATGAAGTCATAACATTTCATcaggatatttttgttttttgaatagTTCTCCCACCTCTGCAGTTTAACAGGTACCGTTAATGTTAGAAATCCTAACTTGGAGCAGAATGGAAGCTTTAAGTTGACAAATCATCCATGTTAGAGACTCCAGAGGCACAGCCCTGAAATGTCACTTtcccacatttaaaaatatatatatatattgtgttaCACAAATATGTCAACACTATTGTTTAATTCCAAAGGTCTAAAAAGTCAACAAAATCTGCCACTGACTGCAATTAAGTGCTTGTTAATTGTCCGTACTTGCAGCGGCTCTGAGTATTTCtacaataactaataacatgTGTATCATATTGCACAGTGAATGTAAAGAAGCTCCTTACATGTTCATTTATTCAATCTGCAGACCACGCCAGACAGATCACAAAGTCCATGATAAGGAAGCCGACCATCGACAAGCTGATGTCCAACAGAGAGGACGATGTCAAGAACTTTGTCAAGTTCATCAGCAAAGACTCTATTCAGAAGTCGCTGGGAGTGTATCTGGAGATGCTTAAAAAGAGAAAGGCTTAGAGGGAAACGctaacacacgcacacattacAGGAGCTTTGTGGCACTAGTTTAACCAGAACACAGGATGATCTGACATTAAGCATTGAGCAAGCTCCACTTTCAGGAAACAAACACCTAGCATTTACAccctaagatttaaaaaaaataaaataaaatcaaaaataaatcagtgaaaagTTACAAAATAGCTGTACACTCGGGCAGCCTGCGGAGCTACGTCTGTCACACAGCATTACCTACAGTATGGTTACCTGAGCAAACAGCTAATTGTTGCCACAGAAAGGTCTCCATCACTAACGTGCCTGTCCCTGCACTCTAAAAAGCCAACGGTGGCAAAGCCTTTGTCGTCTCTGTGACAAATTTATGTATCTTTTCAAAGTGTTCTGTTTTTGACTGTGAACGATCTGCATAAATGAGTGGATTAAACTGTGTGATTTAATGCGTCATTAACGTGGTTCTCATTCATCATTTTAGTTCAGGTTTTTTCTTACTTGCTTTCAAATGACAGTTGATGTCAAAACGACATAAAACCCTTCAAAATGCTCTTTGCTATGAGAATTAAAAACCTTGCTGTCATAATAAGAAGCGTTCCTCATTCTTTGTCAGCATTTGCACACGTTTTGGAAAATCaatagacaaaaacaaaggttACACTCAAGCATCACAGTATAACGGATACCAGTCTGTCGAGTGTCTCCACTCTGTCTGTGACAGGAGGGGCATCTGCTCCTATattcctttaatattttaaactgtatttacaCATTTGATAGTTTTATTCTCAAATGTGTTAgcactgtttcactgtgtgaGGCATCCACTAAGTCTACAGGTATAAGTCACGTGGTTATTAGTAAAAAATGTTTATGGAGTGCAACAGAgttaaagtaattttttaacATTGAGCTGCTCAGTTACAgatctgtggggttttttttttccccagtgggTCCACAATATTGTAAGACTGTTAATTTCAGAGAGGGCCAAGCAGTTCTTCAGTTTGACTTAGCAAGAAGGAAATGCTTGTGATTTCAGCTCAGAGACACTGTGGTATCATGAGCATCTGGACCTCGAAGAGCTCTCGTGAACTGGGTCTGTGCAGCAGGAAACCTCACAGTGATTTGGATCAGGGAATAGCAGCAAAACGGGCAGATGCAAGGGTGGAAATTTGACCTCATTTATCTGACACTCATTAATTGCTCTTTTTATACAGTGGGAAGCTACAGTCGCTGAACTTTCATTAGCGATgctcaaaacataaaaaaggaaaaacggTGTAAGCAACATTACCCTACTGTATAATATTACTCAGAAGGCTGATTTCCACATTAAAAAGGCTCTTAGTAAATGTGTttcacacaaagatcctctactacaatcaaacaaactgaactatttttttaaatcccagttCCAAGATGCAGGCTTGCTGTGACATTTTTAGCAgctttattgtgtgtttgcatttcatGAAGCCATGGTTGACAATAGTCCTCCAACTAAATGATCCTTACGCTGACTGCAGATTGAGCGTGATGTGTGGAAAGCTTGTGGAAGTCACGATTCAAGCAGCAGGAGGCTGACCAATCAGCTTCACCTCCACAGGGAAGTGGTCACTTACAGCCAGCgcctgacagagagagagagaaatcatTCTTTCAGTGGCTCGCAGTTTGCTGCCACAGATGGATTCAGCttctacataaaaaaaaaaaaaaatttcttgtgCACTGTTTTATTATGTGCTGAAAAACTCAGTGTGTCTGGTAGCAGCATCACAGCAATAGACACTGTACAAGTGCTTTTGTTTGTTACAGCAGCTACAAATCTCTTTTCATCAGTGTCTCTGTGGTCCTTACTACAGCCATTTTTACCAAGTTGTTTTCAGTGGTCTTCCAGGCCAGACAGCTACCAACTGATTACTTAACT is drawn from Archocentrus centrarchus isolate MPI-CPG fArcCen1 chromosome 8, fArcCen1, whole genome shotgun sequence and contains these coding sequences:
- the LOC115783894 gene encoding enoyl-CoA delta isomerase 1, mitochondrial-like, with the protein product MALRAGLRSKRGLTVLLSQLSSCSNHGTARVAPVLVAQGRNSSTSQQVKVDFDQSTGVAVMRMQSPPVNSLNLELLTDICIALEKLEMDKSCRGLIITSNQPKVFSAGLDILEMYGKSPEHCGEFWKAVQEMWLKFYGSNLVTIAAINGSSPAGGCLMAMTCDYRIMADNPRYSIGLNETQLGIVAPFWFKDTLMNTVGHRTTEMALELGLLYSPAEALKIGMVDQLVPEDQVLTTATEAMTKWLAIPDHARQITKSMIRKPTIDKLMSNREDDVKNFVKFISKDSIQKSLGVYLEMLKKRKA